Proteins encoded by one window of Streptomyces sp. NBC_01571:
- a CDS encoding DUF3037 domain-containing protein — MSTATPSVLSFDYALLRAVPRVDRSEQINVGALLYCPGADFLGAAVHIDADRLRALDPDVDIDVVTAALDTIRAVCAGGPEGGPAGFGTRGSRFGWLTAPRSTVIQTSPVHGGLTTDPAAELKRLMGRLVH; from the coding sequence ATGAGCACCGCCACCCCGTCCGTTCTCAGCTTCGACTACGCCCTGCTGCGCGCCGTCCCGCGAGTCGACCGCAGCGAACAGATCAACGTCGGTGCGCTGCTCTACTGCCCCGGCGCGGACTTCCTCGGCGCCGCGGTCCACATCGACGCCGACCGGCTCCGCGCGCTCGACCCCGACGTCGACATCGACGTGGTCACCGCGGCCCTGGACACCATCCGCGCGGTGTGCGCGGGTGGGCCCGAGGGCGGTCCGGCCGGATTCGGCACGCGCGGGTCGCGCTTCGGCTGGCTCACCGCACCCCGCAGCACCGTGATCCAGACCAGTCCCGTGCACGGCGGACTCACCACCGATCCGGCCGCCGAGCTCAAGCGCCTGATGGGACGGCTCGTGCACTGA
- a CDS encoding HipA family kinase gives MLGTQYLTPLREGGSLPGLVEADNDGVYVVKFRGAGQGTAALVAEIVVGELGRRLGIRVPELVTVDIDPEMARRDPDQEIQELLRASAGENLGMDFLPGSVGYDGVGWEPPAEEAARIYWLDALTANVDRTWSNPNLIIWHRQLWAIDHGAALLFQHSWPAVAAWAERRYDLSQHVLADLVASLDPAVLAKLDAELAETVTAEALTEITALVPDSFLLGMNSVPQDANPADLRQRYVEYLLTRCAGTRAWWPEEDA, from the coding sequence GTGTTAGGAACGCAGTACCTGACCCCTCTACGTGAGGGCGGATCGCTGCCCGGCCTGGTGGAAGCCGACAACGACGGCGTCTACGTCGTGAAGTTCCGCGGCGCGGGCCAGGGCACCGCGGCCCTGGTCGCGGAGATCGTCGTTGGCGAACTCGGCCGGCGACTGGGCATCCGCGTCCCCGAGCTCGTCACCGTCGACATCGACCCGGAGATGGCACGCCGCGACCCCGACCAGGAGATCCAGGAGCTGCTGCGGGCCAGCGCCGGCGAGAACCTGGGCATGGACTTCCTGCCCGGGTCGGTCGGTTACGACGGAGTCGGATGGGAGCCGCCCGCCGAGGAGGCCGCCAGGATCTACTGGCTGGACGCGCTGACCGCCAACGTCGACCGCACCTGGTCCAACCCCAACCTGATCATCTGGCACCGCCAGCTCTGGGCCATCGACCACGGTGCCGCACTGCTGTTCCAGCACTCCTGGCCGGCCGTCGCCGCCTGGGCCGAGCGCCGGTACGACCTGTCCCAGCACGTGCTCGCCGACCTGGTCGCCTCTCTCGACCCGGCCGTGCTCGCCAAACTGGACGCCGAACTCGCCGAGACGGTGACCGCCGAGGCGCTGACCGAGATCACCGCCCTGGTCCCCGACAGCTTCCTGCTGGGCATGAACTCCGTTCCGCAGGATGCGAATCCGGCTGACCTACGGCAGCGCTACGTGGAATACCTGCTCACCCGATGCGCCGGAACCCGCGCGTGGTGGCCGGAGGAGGACGCATGA
- a CDS encoding cytochrome P450, with protein sequence MTGTFDWTDVKFDLSDVNFVTDREAGERWTGAPRPVCPGRFSDGNDVYVVTRYEAVRSLFADRRVSNHPPEGVHLDSMRRRGVPEELLKYFDSTIMTMVPEDHRRVRSLIDRAFSVRRVKSLRPRIELLADQLLDRMDPEGETDLVAEYAHPISTTVICELLGVDDEYRDQWLKWSEAFTTFVRPDPEILPPALHGMVDTVIRLIGARRAQPGDDLISDLVQVSDETEKLDEVELVALVLVLVQAGLDTVRHSISLSFFNLLTHPDQLELVKTQPENTVRAVRELMRYSGPIKMALPRFAAEPIEIDGVTIPKDGQIQLVVGAANNDPERFTNPRVLDVTRADNPQLSFAAGDHFCPGASLATAETEIALNKLFARFPDIRLAADPDDVGPRFLKAVTRLPVRLV encoded by the coding sequence GTGACCGGAACATTTGACTGGACGGACGTCAAGTTCGACCTGTCCGACGTCAATTTCGTGACCGACCGTGAGGCGGGGGAGCGCTGGACAGGCGCGCCCCGACCGGTGTGCCCGGGCCGCTTCTCCGACGGCAACGACGTCTACGTCGTCACCCGATATGAGGCGGTCCGCAGCCTGTTCGCCGACCGCCGGGTCAGCAACCACCCGCCGGAGGGCGTCCACCTCGACAGCATGCGCCGCCGCGGCGTGCCCGAGGAACTGCTCAAGTACTTCGACTCGACGATCATGACGATGGTGCCGGAGGACCACCGGCGCGTGCGGTCCCTGATCGACCGGGCGTTCTCGGTGCGCCGGGTCAAGTCCCTGCGCCCCCGGATCGAGCTGCTTGCGGACCAGCTGCTCGACCGGATGGATCCCGAAGGCGAGACGGACCTCGTCGCCGAGTACGCCCACCCCATCTCCACCACGGTCATCTGCGAACTCCTCGGCGTCGACGACGAGTACCGCGACCAGTGGCTGAAGTGGTCCGAGGCGTTCACCACCTTCGTCCGCCCCGACCCGGAGATCCTGCCGCCCGCGCTGCACGGCATGGTCGACACGGTCATCCGGCTGATAGGCGCGCGCCGTGCCCAGCCCGGCGACGACCTGATCTCCGACCTGGTCCAGGTCAGCGACGAGACCGAGAAGCTCGACGAGGTCGAACTCGTCGCCCTGGTCCTGGTCCTGGTGCAGGCCGGCCTTGACACGGTCCGGCACTCGATCTCGCTCAGCTTCTTCAACCTCCTGACCCACCCCGACCAGCTGGAGCTGGTCAAGACACAGCCGGAGAACACCGTCCGAGCAGTGCGCGAGCTGATGCGCTACTCCGGCCCGATCAAGATGGCCCTGCCGCGCTTCGCCGCAGAGCCGATCGAGATCGACGGGGTGACCATCCCCAAGGACGGCCAGATCCAGCTCGTGGTCGGCGCAGCCAACAACGACCCGGAGCGCTTCACCAACCCGCGCGTGCTCGACGTCACCCGCGCCGACAACCCCCAGCTCAGCTTCGCCGCCGGCGACCACTTCTGCCCGGGGGCGTCGCTGGCCACGGCGGAGACCGAGATCGCGCTCAACAAGCTGTTCGCGCGCTTCCCCGACATCCGCCTGGCCGCCGACCCCGACGACGTCGGCCCTCGATTCCTCAAAGCCGTCACACGACTGCCCGTCCGGCTCGTGTGA
- a CDS encoding TetR/AcrR family transcriptional regulator has protein sequence MQAAADLFAECGVNGTSVEQIVERAGYSRGAFYGNFDGKQQLILALLEQRTERELAEVQALSANAGSFEETIEHLRNWHRERDKNFASWLALRTELWLYGMRDPAVLSVLADRERRSREAMTQALTQGFAARSVTPPAPVELLALIVHALDDGLSIQRVLSAGESPAGGVMDVVDLLMRSWTALARAGTTEPTGPPAPESGTTP, from the coding sequence CTGCAGGCGGCGGCCGACCTGTTCGCCGAATGCGGCGTCAACGGCACCTCGGTCGAACAGATCGTGGAACGCGCCGGGTACAGCCGGGGCGCCTTCTACGGCAACTTCGACGGCAAGCAGCAGCTGATCCTGGCCCTCCTGGAGCAGCGCACCGAGCGCGAACTGGCCGAGGTACAGGCACTCAGCGCCAACGCCGGCTCGTTCGAGGAGACGATCGAGCACCTGCGCAACTGGCACCGCGAGCGGGACAAGAACTTCGCGAGCTGGCTGGCCCTGCGCACCGAACTGTGGCTCTACGGCATGCGCGATCCGGCCGTGCTGTCCGTGCTGGCCGACCGCGAGCGCCGTTCCCGCGAGGCGATGACTCAGGCCCTCACGCAGGGTTTCGCCGCCCGGTCGGTCACCCCGCCCGCGCCGGTGGAGCTGCTCGCCCTGATCGTGCACGCCCTGGACGACGGGCTCTCCATCCAGCGCGTGCTGTCGGCCGGCGAGAGCCCGGCCGGGGGCGTCATGGACGTGGTGGACCTGCTGATGCGGTCGTGGACCGCGCTGGCCCGCGCCGGGACCACCGAACCCACCGGCCCGCCCGCCCCGGAGAGCGGCACCACCCCCTGA
- a CDS encoding MFS transporter, with the protein MIEEAKSTTAEAALGPPVAADGPDSKRWLALIVLLAATFMDLLDVNIVTVAIPSIQEDLGASSAAVQALNVGYTLSLAVTLITGGRLGDIFGRKRAFLFGVAGFVVASALCAFAPSAEVLVISRVLQGIAAAIMVPQVLAIIYVTFPAEEIGRVVSLYASMIGLAIVAGPLLGGVLISWDPGDLGWRTVFVVNLPFGAAALIAGAMWMRESKSPRATRLDLVGMVLATTGLLLLLLPLLRGRELGWPAWSITSLMASVPVLVAFVYYERYKTAKDGSPLVVLSLFKIRTFGAGVGAQLLFSCIPAGFFLSWTLYLQGGLGWSALHTGLTAIPFSLGVPIAGSLAVRKLFPLYGRNCLFAGALLMMAGLLLYAWIADQAGESITSWHAVVPMLLLGSGMGMLLAPLTGLTLNDVEPREAGAASGLINAAGQLGAALGVAIIGAIFFSGLATNAGTQADRVLPNVPAVASQQAEIRACAVDAHDQADLTAVPDTCRALGTDDPAQQEAIGNALADINSGTFTASFSEALYWASAGLAAVICLLFLLPRQPRRLGVS; encoded by the coding sequence ATGATCGAGGAAGCGAAGTCGACGACGGCGGAAGCGGCTCTCGGACCGCCCGTCGCCGCCGACGGTCCGGACTCCAAGCGCTGGCTGGCGCTGATCGTCCTGCTTGCCGCGACTTTCATGGACCTGCTCGACGTCAACATCGTCACCGTGGCGATCCCGAGCATCCAGGAGGACCTCGGCGCCTCCTCGGCCGCCGTCCAGGCGCTGAACGTCGGTTACACCCTGTCCTTGGCGGTCACCCTGATCACCGGCGGCCGTCTCGGCGACATCTTCGGCCGCAAGCGAGCCTTCCTGTTCGGCGTCGCCGGCTTCGTCGTGGCCTCGGCCCTGTGCGCCTTCGCACCCAGCGCCGAAGTCCTGGTGATCTCCCGGGTCCTGCAGGGCATCGCCGCCGCGATCATGGTGCCGCAGGTCCTGGCGATCATCTACGTAACCTTCCCGGCGGAGGAGATCGGCAGGGTCGTCAGCCTGTACGCCAGCATGATCGGCTTGGCCATCGTCGCCGGACCGCTGCTGGGCGGCGTGCTGATCTCCTGGGATCCGGGCGACCTGGGCTGGCGGACCGTCTTCGTGGTCAACCTGCCGTTCGGCGCGGCCGCCCTGATCGCCGGCGCGATGTGGATGCGCGAGTCGAAGTCGCCCCGCGCCACCCGGCTGGACCTGGTCGGCATGGTGCTGGCGACCACCGGCCTGCTGTTGCTGCTGCTGCCCCTGCTGCGCGGCCGCGAACTCGGCTGGCCGGCCTGGAGCATCACCTCGCTCATGGCCTCCGTGCCGGTCCTCGTGGCGTTCGTGTACTACGAGCGCTACAAGACCGCCAAGGACGGATCGCCCCTGGTCGTCCTCTCCCTCTTCAAGATCCGGACCTTCGGTGCCGGGGTCGGCGCACAGCTGCTGTTCAGCTGCATCCCGGCCGGCTTCTTCCTCAGCTGGACGCTCTACCTGCAGGGCGGTCTCGGCTGGTCGGCGCTGCACACCGGTCTCACCGCGATCCCGTTCTCGCTGGGCGTCCCGATCGCCGGCAGCCTCGCCGTCCGCAAGCTGTTCCCCCTCTACGGACGCAACTGCCTGTTCGCCGGGGCGCTGCTGATGATGGCCGGGCTCCTGCTGTACGCGTGGATCGCCGACCAGGCCGGTGAATCGATCACCTCCTGGCACGCCGTCGTCCCGATGCTGCTGCTCGGCTCCGGCATGGGCATGCTGCTGGCTCCGCTGACCGGCCTGACCCTGAACGATGTCGAGCCGCGGGAGGCGGGCGCGGCGTCCGGCCTGATCAACGCGGCCGGTCAGCTCGGCGCCGCCCTCGGTGTGGCCATCATCGGTGCGATCTTCTTCTCCGGCCTCGCCACCAACGCGGGGACGCAGGCCGACCGGGTGCTGCCGAACGTCCCGGCCGTCGCCTCGCAGCAGGCCGAGATCCGCGCCTGCGCCGTCGACGCCCACGACCAGGCCGACCTCACCGCCGTGCCCGACACCTGCCGCGCCCTCGGCACCGATGACCCCGCCCAGCAGGAGGCGATCGGAAACGCCCTGGCCGACATCAACTCCGGGACGTTCACGGCCTCCTTCAGCGAAGCCCTCTACTGGGCGTCCGCAGGCCTGGCCGCGGTGATCTGCCTGCTGTTCCTGCTGCCGCGGCAACCGCGGCGGCTGGGAGTGTCCTGA
- a CDS encoding DUF6204 family protein encodes MPRKNYQIIVYGKFAPLDDDQRAKLLAVADKHDLFQSKFTEEGTVTYERTLLTFTFRCVVKADAEDKIDEVVAGTEELATAAVRDLGADVRDLRSVCTDLETIKIKRRGR; translated from the coding sequence ATGCCCCGCAAGAATTACCAGATCATCGTCTACGGCAAATTCGCGCCGCTCGACGACGACCAGCGCGCCAAGCTGCTGGCCGTGGCCGACAAGCACGATCTGTTCCAGTCGAAGTTCACCGAGGAGGGCACCGTCACCTATGAGCGGACCCTGCTCACCTTCACCTTCCGCTGTGTCGTGAAGGCCGACGCCGAGGACAAGATCGACGAGGTCGTCGCCGGGACCGAGGAACTGGCTACGGCCGCCGTCCGAGACCTCGGCGCCGATGTGCGCGATCTGCGGTCCGTCTGCACCGACCTGGAAACCATCAAGATCAAGCGGCGGGGACGATGA
- a CDS encoding DUF2087 domain-containing protein encodes MTPETFTVLLSDSALRRVFSAIALGSSTSAEILAATGLAAPEAAPAIGRLLREGLVVAQGRGRLAVDEAALDAAAEIAGRRQQEQAEAEQPDPGLRGYVRGTVLVRLPEDDDETRRAVLDHVAATTFEADREYDERTVTDLLRPWCEGTTVDPVSLRRFLVDDGFLHRASGAYRLVSLVGPRQSS; translated from the coding sequence ATGACGCCCGAGACATTCACCGTTCTCCTTTCCGACTCCGCTCTGCGGCGGGTTTTCTCGGCCATAGCCCTGGGCTCGTCGACGTCCGCGGAGATTCTCGCCGCGACCGGGCTCGCCGCCCCGGAGGCCGCCCCGGCGATCGGCCGGCTGCTGCGCGAAGGCCTGGTCGTCGCCCAGGGCCGGGGCCGGCTGGCCGTCGACGAGGCCGCCCTGGACGCCGCGGCCGAGATCGCCGGACGCCGCCAGCAGGAGCAGGCGGAGGCCGAACAGCCCGATCCCGGGCTGCGCGGCTACGTCCGTGGCACTGTGCTGGTCCGACTGCCGGAGGACGACGACGAGACCCGGCGGGCCGTGCTAGACCACGTCGCGGCGACGACCTTCGAGGCCGACCGGGAGTACGACGAGCGCACCGTGACCGATCTGCTGCGGCCGTGGTGCGAGGGCACCACCGTGGACCCGGTCTCGCTGCGGCGGTTCCTGGTCGACGACGGCTTCCTGCACCGCGCGTCGGGCGCCTACCGGCTCGTTTCCCTCGTCGGGCCCCGGCAGTCATCCTGA
- a CDS encoding acyltransferase domain-containing protein, with amino-acid sequence MTVQLFAVAAETEDGLLAAIRGHAARIRSGRDLPSLARYCHDAAAGTTGLAHRAAVAAESYDDLAEGLDKLVQRWADRASAPSPSRRPGLVFVFAGQGAQWDGMGLELLATEPVFRAALRRCDERVRELAGFSVIQQLRAGPAVSRLGEIDVLQPTMVSLQIALVALWRSWHVEPDAVTGHSMGEISAGYAAGALTLDDALMIACRRSALLRRIVGRGALATTELSPEAAHALAASSGGRICVAGENSPRSTVLAGDTDTLTAVVEDLDRRGVYCRMVRGTVASHSHYVDELRDGLATALRSLSPVPSRVPFYSTVTAAPVPGTELGPAYWMRNLREPVRFAAATGRLAEDGHEIFVEVSTHPVLLSSLRQTLESAGRPGEVLPSGRRRTERRAMLSSLGTLFTYGRDPHWPTSAPPAPVLTPYQAAVLEAVRCPRPSPVAAGSG; translated from the coding sequence GTGACCGTACAGCTGTTCGCCGTCGCCGCCGAGACCGAGGACGGCCTGCTCGCCGCGATCCGCGGGCACGCCGCCCGGATCCGCTCCGGCCGGGATCTGCCCTCGCTGGCCCGGTACTGCCACGACGCGGCAGCCGGGACGACCGGTCTGGCACACCGGGCCGCTGTCGCCGCCGAGTCGTACGACGACCTCGCCGAGGGCCTGGACAAGCTGGTGCAGAGGTGGGCCGACCGGGCGTCGGCTCCGTCGCCGTCCCGCCGGCCGGGACTGGTGTTCGTCTTCGCCGGTCAGGGCGCTCAGTGGGACGGCATGGGCCTGGAGCTGCTTGCCACCGAGCCGGTATTCCGCGCGGCGCTGCGGCGCTGCGACGAACGGGTACGTGAGCTGGCCGGCTTCTCGGTGATCCAGCAGCTACGGGCCGGCCCGGCGGTGTCGCGGCTCGGTGAGATCGACGTGCTGCAGCCGACGATGGTGTCGTTGCAGATCGCCCTGGTGGCCCTGTGGCGCAGCTGGCACGTGGAGCCGGACGCGGTGACTGGGCACAGCATGGGCGAGATCTCCGCCGGGTACGCGGCCGGAGCGCTCACCCTCGACGACGCCCTGATGATCGCATGCCGCCGCAGCGCTCTGCTGCGGCGGATCGTCGGCCGGGGCGCGCTGGCCACCACCGAGCTGTCACCCGAGGCCGCGCACGCTCTGGCCGCCTCCAGCGGAGGCCGTATCTGCGTCGCCGGGGAGAACAGTCCCCGCTCGACCGTGCTGGCCGGGGACACCGACACGCTGACCGCGGTGGTCGAGGACCTCGACCGGCGCGGCGTCTACTGCCGGATGGTACGGGGCACGGTCGCCTCGCACAGCCACTACGTCGATGAACTCCGCGACGGCCTGGCCACGGCGCTGCGCTCGCTGAGCCCGGTGCCGTCACGGGTGCCGTTCTACTCGACCGTGACCGCGGCGCCGGTGCCCGGCACCGAGCTCGGGCCGGCGTACTGGATGCGCAACCTGCGGGAGCCGGTCCGGTTCGCCGCCGCCACCGGCCGGCTGGCCGAGGACGGTCATGAGATCTTCGTCGAGGTCAGCACCCATCCGGTGCTGCTCAGCAGCCTGCGGCAGACGCTGGAGAGCGCCGGACGGCCGGGGGAGGTGCTGCCCTCCGGCCGCCGGCGGACCGAACGCCGGGCCATGCTGTCGTCGCTCGGCACGCTCTTCACGTACGGCCGCGACCCGCACTGGCCGACGTCCGCCCCGCCGGCGCCGGTGCTCACGCCCTACCAGGCCGCCGTCCTGGAGGCCGTCCGGTGCCCGCGGCCCTCGCCGGTTGCGGCGGGCTCAGGATGA
- a CDS encoding class I SAM-dependent methyltransferase: protein MSQPDVMTAFTAGLADINLDESRAPSSGVKAAGMKSASSSIYDMAATLSGRGELWNWGMYDPDLAAEIEARLPGFTEFGTDGFSEQLYYLALRDLPDGLDGCAGRAVLEVGCGTGEGLNFLSRLVPGARMTGLDLSPKAIARAEATLARGESLRFVHGDAEKLPFEDSSVDVLINIESSHTYPDLGRFLHEAARVLRPGGTLSHIDVFTRQRLRTMRGITEEMPQLKWISDHDVSGEVRAAVRRRMAPGSRFRRTLDRQRMNPLVRTIATHSQILMFGGMFADYQPPASIKVLSRLGLVPWMSGLPMESYRHQVAVRV from the coding sequence ATGAGCCAACCCGATGTGATGACCGCCTTCACCGCCGGTCTGGCGGACATCAACCTCGACGAGTCCAGAGCACCCAGCTCGGGGGTGAAGGCCGCCGGGATGAAGTCGGCCAGTTCCTCCATCTACGACATGGCGGCCACCCTGTCCGGTCGCGGCGAGCTGTGGAACTGGGGGATGTACGACCCTGATCTGGCAGCCGAGATCGAGGCCCGGCTGCCCGGGTTCACCGAGTTCGGCACCGACGGTTTCAGCGAGCAGCTCTACTACCTGGCCCTGCGCGATCTTCCCGACGGTTTGGACGGGTGCGCCGGCCGGGCGGTCCTCGAGGTGGGCTGCGGGACGGGCGAGGGGCTCAACTTCCTGTCCCGGCTCGTTCCCGGCGCCCGGATGACCGGCCTGGACCTGTCGCCGAAGGCGATCGCCCGGGCCGAGGCCACTCTGGCCCGGGGCGAGAGCCTGCGCTTCGTGCACGGCGATGCCGAGAAGCTGCCGTTCGAAGACTCCTCGGTCGATGTGCTGATCAACATCGAGAGCTCGCACACGTATCCCGATCTGGGCCGCTTTCTGCACGAGGCCGCGCGGGTGCTGCGGCCGGGCGGGACGCTGTCCCACATCGATGTGTTCACCCGTCAGCGGCTGCGGACGATGCGGGGGATCACCGAGGAGATGCCCCAGCTGAAGTGGATCAGCGATCACGACGTCTCCGGTGAGGTCCGCGCCGCGGTGCGCCGCCGGATGGCCCCGGGCAGCCGCTTCCGCCGCACGCTGGACCGGCAGCGGATGAACCCGCTGGTGCGCACGATCGCCACGCACAGTCAGATCCTGATGTTCGGTGGCATGTTCGCCGACTACCAGCCGCCCGCCTCGATCAAGGTGCTCAGCCGGCTGGGCCTCGTGCCGTGGATGAGCGGCCTGCCGATGGAGAGCTATCGGCACCAGGTCGCCGTCCGAGTGTGA
- the panD gene encoding aspartate 1-decarboxylase, protein MYREMLKSKIHRATVTQAELHYVGSLTLDSTLMAAANLLPGEKIDVVDIDNGARLSTYVIEGPAGSGVVGINGAAARLISPGDLVIIISYAAMTEEQARSYRPSVVFVDGGNRPQNVGSDPAEAPDGADDLMRGDTVNA, encoded by the coding sequence GTGTACCGAGAGATGCTCAAGTCGAAGATTCACCGTGCCACGGTGACGCAGGCGGAACTGCACTACGTCGGCTCGCTCACGCTCGACTCGACGCTGATGGCCGCCGCGAACCTGCTGCCCGGAGAGAAGATCGACGTCGTCGACATCGACAACGGCGCCCGGCTCAGCACCTACGTCATCGAGGGGCCGGCCGGCAGCGGCGTGGTCGGCATCAACGGCGCGGCGGCCCGGCTGATCAGCCCCGGCGACCTGGTGATCATCATCTCGTACGCGGCGATGACCGAGGAACAGGCTCGCTCCTACCGGCCGAGCGTGGTCTTCGTCGACGGCGGCAACCGACCGCAGAACGTCGGTTCCGACCCGGCCGAGGCACCCGACGGCGCCGACGACCTGATGCGCGGCGACACCGTCAACGCGTGA
- a CDS encoding cytochrome P450, producing the protein MSETVRPVDGLPMTRGTCPFDPAPELAELRAEQPVARMVFPDGHLGWLITGYDQVRRLLAARGISSRGDLLRTPIPLPMAGDRTDLAPGMFTAMDPPEHTHYRRRLTAWFSARRTRTMEPRLAEHVELYLGKMIEEGGPTDLVAAFAEPVAGLVICELLGVPADRRDVFVKGIKALLTVHSSAEEAIAGWQNVGGQLMELIRSKREEPTDDLLGTLVADGDLTDEELATIGSVLLVGGYDTSKNMIALGTFALLAHPDQYAALAADPGGLGAGAVEELLRYVTVMHAGSIRAAGTDMDFDGHHLTAGDAVSLSLAAANRDPALCDDPDRLDITRLPVAHLSFGYGIHQCVGQQLARLELRIAFEALARRLPELRLATPADQVRTNPESIIYGVHELPVTW; encoded by the coding sequence GTGTCCGAGACTGTTCGTCCCGTCGACGGCCTGCCCATGACCCGTGGCACCTGCCCGTTCGACCCCGCACCCGAGCTCGCCGAGCTGCGCGCGGAGCAGCCGGTGGCCCGCATGGTCTTCCCGGACGGCCACCTCGGCTGGCTGATCACCGGCTACGACCAGGTCCGCCGGCTCCTCGCCGCCCGGGGCATCAGCTCGCGCGGCGACCTGCTGCGCACCCCCATTCCGCTGCCGATGGCCGGGGACCGGACCGACTTGGCGCCGGGGATGTTCACGGCGATGGACCCGCCGGAGCACACCCACTACCGGCGCCGGCTGACCGCCTGGTTCTCGGCCCGCCGCACCCGGACCATGGAGCCGAGGCTGGCCGAGCACGTCGAGCTATATCTCGGCAAGATGATCGAGGAAGGCGGCCCCACCGATCTGGTCGCCGCGTTCGCCGAACCGGTCGCCGGGCTGGTGATCTGCGAGTTGCTCGGTGTCCCCGCCGACCGGCGGGACGTGTTCGTCAAGGGCATCAAGGCGCTGCTGACCGTTCACTCCAGCGCGGAGGAGGCGATCGCCGGCTGGCAGAACGTCGGTGGGCAGCTGATGGAGCTGATCCGTTCCAAACGCGAAGAGCCCACCGACGATCTGCTCGGCACGCTGGTCGCCGACGGCGATCTTACCGACGAGGAACTGGCGACCATCGGCAGCGTGCTGCTCGTGGGCGGCTACGACACCAGCAAGAACATGATCGCGCTGGGCACCTTCGCCCTGCTGGCACATCCGGACCAGTACGCGGCACTGGCCGCGGACCCGGGGGGCCTGGGCGCGGGCGCGGTGGAGGAACTGCTGCGTTACGTGACGGTCATGCACGCCGGCTCGATCCGTGCGGCAGGCACCGACATGGATTTCGACGGGCACCACCTCACCGCAGGTGACGCCGTGTCCCTGTCGCTGGCCGCGGCGAACCGGGACCCGGCGCTCTGCGACGACCCGGACCGCCTCGACATCACCCGGCTGCCGGTGGCGCATCTCTCGTTCGGTTACGGCATCCACCAGTGCGTCGGGCAGCAACTGGCGCGACTGGAACTGCGGATCGCGTTCGAGGCGCTGGCCCGGCGGCTGCCCGAGCTGCGTCTGGCGACACCCGCGGACCAGGTCCGCACGAACCCCGAATCGATCATCTACGGCGTCCACGAGCTGCCGGTGACATGGTGA